The Kocuria turfanensis genome contains the following window.
TGGACCATCACCTTCTGGAACAGCAGGTACGCGGCCGGGGCCAGGGACATCGCCGTGCCCGGGTGCCCGCTGCCCACCTTCTCCACCGCGTCCGCGGCCAGCACGCGGACGGTGTCCACGGCACGCTGGTCCTGCTCGGTCCACTTCAGCTTCACATCGAGATCGGTCACGAAAATCGGAGCCCTTTCTGCTGGGAGCCGCTGCCGTGCGCAGCGGACACCGGTCCTGGACCGGCGGTCTGGGTCCAGCTTAGGTCACGCGGATTTCGGCGACGTGACCGGAACCACCGGCGCGGGCCGCCCGTTCCGTCGAACTTCGGCATCTTCGGGGCGGGAACGGACAGCGCCACGCGCTATGCTGTATAGGACCTTCTTCCGCGCCCGCGAGCTGCTGCGCAGTCCGTCGCCGTGTCGACGACGCGCGGTCGCCGGGCCTCCTCGCGCACCCAGCGGGGGACACCACCGCAACCGGGAGCAATGATTTCGTGAACTCACTCGAGACGTCGAGCACCGCAGGAGGATCGGTCCTCGGCACCGAGCACGAGCGTGGTGCGGCGGCCTCCCGTCATGTGGGTCGGATGACGTTCTCCCGGAAGCTGCGGGCCTACGTGGCGCTCATGAAGCCGCGGATCATCGAGCTGCTGCTCGTCGCGACCGTCCCCACCATGATCTTCGCCCAGCAGGGCATGCCCGACTTCTGGCTGATCCTCAACACCCTCGTGGGCGGCACGCTCGCCGCCGGTGCCGCCGGGGCGTTCAACTGCTACATCGACCGGGAGGAGGACCGGGTGATGCGGCGGACGGCCAAGCGTCCGCTCGTCACCGGCGAGGTCACCGACCGGGAGGCCCTCGTGTTCGCCTGGGTCGTGGCGGTCGTCTCGGTGGTGTGGCTCACGGTGGGGGTCAACGTCCTCGCGGGCGCGCTCGGGGCCGCGGCCATCTTCCTCTACGCCGTGTTCTACTCGATCGTCCTGAAGCGGCGCACCGCCCAGAACATCGTGTGGGGCGGGGTGGCCGGGTGCATGCCCGTGCTCATCGGCTGGGCCGCGGTGACCGGCGGCCTCGACTGGCCGGCCCTCGTGCTGTTCCTGTTCATCTTCCTGTGGACCCCGCCGCACTACTGGCCGCTGTCGATGAAGTACGCCGACGACTACTCCCGCGCCGGGGTCCCCATGCTGGGGGCCGTCTCCAGCGCCCGGACCGTGGGCAGCCAGGTGGTGCTCTACGCGTGGGCCACGCTGGTGTGCTCGCTGCTGCTCGTCCCGGTCGGCGGCGCCGGGTGGGTCTACACGCTGACCGCCCTGGGCTCGGGCGCGTGGTTCGTGTGGCACAGCCACAAGCTGCACGCTCTCGCCGTGGCCGGTCGGCCGACTGACAAGCAGGCGATGTACGTCTTCCACGGCTCGATCGCCTACATCACGTTCGTCTTCCTCGCCCTGGCCGTGGACCCGTTCGTGGGCGGCCCCCTCCTCTGAGGACCGCGCGGCGCCCGTGCCGCCCGGGGACGGGGCCGTCCCTCGGCCGGTCCTAGGATGGACGCATGCTCAGCATGACCTTCACCGGGCTCGTGGCCTATCCGATCACCCCGTTCCAGCCGGGCGGCCGGCTGGACCTGGAGTCCCTCGAGCGCTACGTCCGCCGGCTGTCCCGCTCCGGGGTGGACTCCGTGGTGGTGCTGGGCAACTCGGGCAGCTTCGCGTACCTCTCCGCTGACGAGCGGGCGGAGGTCGTGCGCGTGGCGGTGGAGGCCGCCCGCGGCTCCGGGGTGCCGGTGGGCGCCGAGATCTCGGCCATGACCACCCGCGAGGTCCTCGACATGGCCTACGCCGCCGAGAACGGCGGGGCGGACGGACTGGTGCTCAACCCGCTGTCCTACATCCCGCTCGTCTCCCAGGAGATCGCCGACCAGGTGGAGACGGTGGCCGCGGCCGTGTCCCTGCCGCTGTGCGTCTACAACAACCCGACGACGACGGGCTTCAGCTACCCGGTGGAACTCGCGGCCGAGCTGTCCTGGCTCGAGAACGTGAACGCCTTCAAGGACACCGCCGGATCCCCGGCCGAGTACGCCCAGCGCCGCGCCCGTTTCGCGGAGCTCGCCGAGCCGGGCACCGCGCACGGGGTCAGCGGCGAGCGGCTGCTGCACGAGGCGGCGCCGGACGCCGCCGGGTGGCACTCCGGGATCGCGGCGGTGCTGCCGCGCCAGTACGCCGCCTTCCGCGCCGCGGTGGTCGAAGGCGACGAGGTGGCCGTGCACACGTGGCAGGCCGCCCTGGCCCCGCTGCTCGAGATCCTGCGCCAGGAGCGCCCGCTGAGCTCCCTCTACGCCCTCGCGGAGGTCTGCGGGGTGAGCACGGCCCCGCCCCGGCGGCCGCTGCTGCCCATTCCCTCGGCCAGCCGGCAGCGGCTGGCGCAGGCGGTGGAGGAGCTGCTCGACGAGGCGCCCGACGAGCGGTCCTGAGCGCGCTCAGCCGCGGGCGGGAGCCTCGGCGACCGGCTGGTCCGGGGCGGCGCGCACGACCACGTCCGGGGTGCGGGTGAGCGCGAAGCCCTTCTCCACGGTCCGGGCCGCGGCCCAGACCAGCGCCGCGGAGCCCACCAGGTGCAGGGCCACGGCCACGATCGGCAGGCCGTTGAAGTACTGGTAGTAGCCGATCAGCGCCTGCAGCACGAGCACGGCCAGCATCACGTGCAGCGCGGACGCCACGGGCACGGGCCACCGTCGGCGCCGCGCCAGGACGAGTCCCACGACCACGGTGACGACGATCAGGTACACCGGCACCGCGTGGGCCCGGGTGATGAGGTAGGCGTCGAAGGCGTGCCGGGCGCTGGAGTCGTCCCCGCTGTGCGGGCCGGTGCCGGTGACCAGGGTCCCCAGGTAGAGGATCAGGGCGGTGAGCACGCCGACGGTCACCACCAGGGCGCGGATCAGGCTCCGCTGGCTCAGGGCCTGGCCGGGGCGCTCGGCGTCGCGCACGGCCGGCAGGGACCGTCTGCGGGTCCGGTTGACCAGGACGGCGGACAGGGCGATCATCGCGCTGGAGATCAGGTAGTGGATGCCCACCAGCCACGGGTTCAGGCCGGTGTGGACCACCACTCCGCCGACCACCGCCTGCAGCGGGATGGCCAGCCCGAGCACCAGGGCGATGAGCATCAGGTCCCAGTGCCGGTGGCCCAGCCGCAGCACGGCCAGGAACGTCAGGACCGCCACGAGCGCGAGCACGAAGGTGAGCAGCCGGTTGCCGAACTCGATCACCCCGTGCAGGCCCATCTCGGCGGTGTTCGTCCAGGACTCGTCCGTGCAGCGGGGCCAGGTGGGGCAGCCCAGGCCGGAGCCGGTCAGCCGCACCAGCCCGCCGGTGAGGATCAGCAGCGAGTTGGCCAGCAGGGAGGCCACCGCCATCCACCGCACCCACGGGGTGATCCGGGTCGGCATCAGGAACCTGCCGTCCGCTCGGACGTCGGCGTCGGTGGGGTCGCTGGCGCGGGTCATGGCTTCACTTCCGGACGGAGGAGGGCGGGTGCGAGTGCCGTCCCAGTTTATCCGCCTTCGCCCCGCTCCGCGCACGGGCGGGAAGCGCGCGGACCGGGGGAGCGGCGGCCCCGGGCACCGGGGTCCGGCCGGCGCCGGGCGGCGGGCCGGTCCGGCCGGGGCGGGGCCGGTGGTCAGCTCCAGCGGAACCAGCGCACCGCGGCGGCCCACGCGGCGGCGGCCCAGACGGCGAGCACCAGCAGCGGCAGCAGCGTGGGCGCGCCCGTGAGGAACGTCTCCCGCATCGCGGTGCCCAGCGCCCCGGAGGGCAGCAGGTCCACCAGCCAGGACAGCGCCGGCGGCAGCGTGCGGGAGGGGAACAGGGTCCCGCCGACCGCCGCGAGCACCACCCAGACCAGGTTGGTCACGGCCAGGGTGGCCTCGGCGCGCACGGTGCCGGCCAGCAGCAGGCCCAGCCCGGTGAACGCGGCGGCGCCGAGCAGCAGCACCGGCACGGAGACGAGCACCGCCACCGGGTCCGGGCGCCACCCGAGGGCGGCGCCGAGGGCCCCGACGAGCACGTACTGCACCGCCAGCACGGCCAGGATCGCCACCAGCTTGCCGGTGATCAGCCCGCCGCGGCCCAGGGGCGTGGTCGAGAGGAACCGCAGCACGCCGTAGCGGCGGTCGAAGCCGGTCTGGATGCCCTGGCCGGAGAACGCGTTGGAGAGCACGCACAGGGTGAGCACGCCCGGCACCGCGACGTCCACACGGGTGAGGCCCGGCGGGACGTCGGCGTCCAGCAGGTCGGTGAGGGTCAGGGCCACGAGTGCCATCAGCGGCAGGATCACCAGCAGCAGCAGCTGCTCGCCGTTGCGCAGCATGGTCAGCGCCTCGTAGCGGGACTGCGCGGCGACCCGGCGGGCCAGGGGAGCGGGGTCCGAGCGCGGTGGCGTGGCGCGGGGCTGGGCGGGTGCGGTCATCGGATCTCCCGTCCGGAGATGTCGAGGAAGACGTCCTCGAGGGTGCGGGGCTGCAGGGACAGGGACTCGGGCAGGGCGCCGGTGGCCGTGAACCAGCGGGTCACCGTCTCCAGCTGTTCCGGGGTGAGCCGGCCGGTCAGCGTCACCGTGCGGTCGGAGCGGCTCGCGTGCACGTCCTCGAACCCGGGTCCCTCCCACGGGAAGGGGCCGGCCGCGACCTGCTCGGGGGTCAGGGTCAGGGCCAGCACGGCCGGGGCGTCCGCGCCGGGGGCCACCAGCTCGGCCACGGAGCCCTGGGCCATGACCCGGCCGTGGTCGACGATGTAGACCTGGTCGGCCAGCCGCTGGGCGTCGTCGAGCAGGTGCGTGGTCAGGATGATGCACACGCCCTCGCGGCGCAGCTGCTGGACGAGGTCGAAGACGATGTTGCGGGACTGCGGGTCCATCCCGGCCGAGGGCTCGTCCAGGAACAGGACCTCCGGATTGCCCGCCAGGGCCGCCGCCAGGGCCACCCGCTGCCGCTGGCCGCCGGAGAGGCGGCGGACCACCGTGCGGTCGAAGCCGTTGATGCCCAGCCGCTCCACGAGCGCGTCCATGTCCCGGGGGCTGCGGTAGAGGGAGGCGACGTGGCGCAGCAGCTCCAGCGGGCGCACCGCCTGCGGCAGCCCGCCCTCCTGGAGCATGACGCCCACCCGGGCGCGCAGCTCCGGGCCGGCCTGCCACGGGTCCTGCCCGAGCAGCCGGACGGTGCCCTCCGAGGGCCGCTGCAGGCCCTGGGCGCACTCCAGCGTGGTGGTCTTGCCCGCGCCGTTGGGGCCGAGCAGCGCCGTGATCTCGCCGTGCCGAGCGGTCAGGGAGAGGCCGTCGACGGCGTGCACCACGTCCGCGCCCTGCTCCGGGCCGCGGCGGGGGCGTCGTCGGCGGGCGGGGAACTGTTTGACGAGGCGCTCGATCGCCAGCGCGGGCGAGGACGCGGGGGGACTGTGGGCGGGCACCGGACCAGTGTAGTGGGGCGCGCCGACGCCCCGTTCCTCTTGGCCCTGCCGCGCCGGGGGGTTATTATGAGTAAGTCGCGATTTCTGCCGCAGGGCCCGGGTAAGGCTGAACTTACTGGCCGCACCGGAATGAATAACGACATACTGAGGTTGTGTATTCAGTGAGCCCCGGCACGGGGCGCACCGCGCAGCACACCACCTTCCACCCCATCTCCGATCAGGAAGCGCACGGTTCACCCATGACCCACACCACGGACGCCCGGAGCCTGTCCCGCTCCCCGGGCGGGCCGCGGGCGGAGCAGGAGGAGAACACCCGCTCCCGCGTGCTGGGGGCCGTCCTGGAGCACGGGCCGGTCTCGGCCGCCGACCTCGGCGACATGCTCGAGCTCACCCCGGCGGCCGTGCGCCGCCACCTCGACGCCCTCGAGCAGCAGCACTACATCGAGGTCACCATGGTCCGCCGCCGCACCGGCGGCGCCGGGCGCCCCGCTCGCCGCTACGTCGTGGCCCCCGAGGGCCACGCCAAGCTCGGCGACGACTACCTGGAGATCGCCACCGACGCCCTGGAGGCCATCCGGCGCGTCGCCGGTCCCGACGCCGTGCGGGAGTTCATCCAGGAGCGCGTGGACCGGCTCGAGGCCGCGTACCGGCCCGAGGTCGAGGCCGCCGGGCCCGAGGTCGCCGACCGCCTGCCCGTGCTCGTGCGCCTGCTGAGCCAGGACGGCTTCGCCGCCTCCACGAACGAGGTCGCCGTGGGGCGCGGGGACCAGCGCACCATCGTCTCCGCGCAGCTGTGCCAGGGCCACTGCCCCGTGCGGGAGCTGGCCGCCCGCTACCCGCAGTTCTGCGAGCTGGAGACCGAGCTCATCGCCCGGCTGCTCGGCACGGACGTCCGCCGGCTCTCCACGCAGGCCGCCGGCGCGCACGTGTGCACGACGCACGTACCCCTCGCACGGCCCGGACCCGCCGCGGCCCGGACGACCACGGACCACCCCACAGACCAGACAACAGAGGAAGGCCGTCATGACTGAACAGATCGCCAGCGGCAACGACACTGTCATCGCCGACATCCTGGAGAAGAACCCGGAGCTCGAGGGCATCGGCACCTACGAGTACGGCTGGGCGGACTCCGACGTCGCCGGCGCCTCAGCGCGCCGCGGCATCAACGAGGAGGTCGTCCGGGACATCTCGGCCAAGAAGAGCGAGCCGCAGTGGATGACCGACCTGCGGCTGAAGGGCCTGAAGTTCTTCGACCGCAAGCCCATGCCCGCCTGGGGCGCGGACCTCTCCGGCATCGACTTCGACAACATCAAGTACTTCGTGCGCTCCACGGAGAAGCAGGCCCAGACCTGGGAGGACCTGCCCGAGGACATCCGCAACACCTACGAGAAGCTCGGCATCCCCGAGGCCGAGCGCGGCCGGCTCGTGGCCGGCGTCGCCGCCCAGTACGAGTCCGAGGTGGTCTACCACCAGATCCGCGAGGACCTCGAGGAGCAGGGTGTCATCTTCATGGACACCGACACCGCCCTCAAGGAGCACCCGGAGTTCTTCGAGGAGTACTTCGGCACCGTCATCCCGGTGGGCGACAACAAGTTCGCCTCGCTGAACACGGCCGTGTGGTCCGGCGGCTCCTTCGTCTACGTCCCCAAGGGCGTGCACGTGGAGATCCCGCTGCAGGCCTACTTCCGCATCAACACCGAGAACATGGGCCAGTTCGAGCGGACGCTGATCATCGCGGACGAGGACTCCTACGTCCACTACATCGAAGGCTGCACGGCGCCGATCTACAACACCGACTCGCTGCACTCCGCCGTGGTCGAGATCATCGTCAAGAAGAACGCCCGGGTGCGCTACACGACCATCCAGAACTGGTCGAACAACGTGTACAACCTGGTGACCAAGCGCGCGATCGCCCACGAGGGCGCCACCATGGAGTGGATCGACGGCAACATCGGCTCGAAGGTGACGCAGAAGTACCCGGCCGTCTACATGACCGGGGAGCACGCCCGCGGCGAGACCCTCTCGATCGCCTTCGCCGGCGAGGGCCAGCACCAGGACACCGGCTCGAAGATGGTGCACATCGCGCCGAACACCTCCTCGTCGATCGTCTCGAAGTCCGTGGCCCGCAACGGCGGCCGCGCCGCCTACCGCGGCCTCGTGCAGGTCCGCGAGGGCGCCAAGGGCTCCAAGTCCAACGTGGTCTGCGACGCCCTGCTGGTCGACACGATCTCCCGCTCGGACACCTACCCCTACGTCGACATCCGCGAGGACGACGTGTCCATGGGCCACGAGGCGACCGTCTCGCGGGTCTCCGAGGAGCAGCTGTTCTACCTCATGCAGCGAGGCCTGGCCGAGGACGAGGCCATGGCGATGATCGTGCGCGGCTTCGTGGAGCCGATCGCCCGTGAGCTCCCCATGGAGTACGCGCTCGAACTCAACCGCCTCATCGAACTGCAGATGGAAGGATCCGTTGGCTGACATGTCCAAGCTGAACGAAACGATTCGCAACGCGGCGGAGGCCGCCGCCTCCGCCGCCACCGCCGTGGCCGAGAAGGCCGTCGGCACGGCCAAGGACGTCTACGACAACCTGGGCGAGAAGGTCGACGGCGTCCCGACCGGGGACGGGCGCATCGCCATCCCGGGCATGGACCAGGAGGGCGAGCGGCTCGCCCGCGACAAGGTCGAGAACGACACCCTCGTGCGGGAGTCCGCCCGCGGCGGCAGCGCCGAGGGCCCGGACTCCTCCCGCGCCGGGCGGCGCACGTCCTACGACGTGGCCGACTTCCCGAAGATCAGCGGCAAGGAGGAGGACTTCCGGTTCACCCCGGTCAAGCGCCTCAAGGGCCTGCACGCCGACGCCCTCACCGGCCCGGCGCCGGCGGTGACCGTGGACTCCGACGCCGTGCGCGTGGAGACCGTCGGCCGCGACGACGCCCGGATCGGCAGCGCCGGCATCCCCGAGGACCGGGTCTCCGCCAACGCGTGGAGCAGCGTCACCGAGGCCACCGTGCTCACGGTGCCGCAGGAGGCCGAGATCGCCGCGCCCGTCGTCGTCGACATCCACGGCACGGACGCCACCCCGGCGGCCCAGCACCTGGTGATCGACGCCCAGCCCTTCTCCAAGGCCCTGGTGGTCCTGCGCCACCACGGCAGCGCGGTGCTCTCGCAGAACGTCGAGTTCCGGGTCGGCGACTCCGCGAACCTCACCGTGGTGACCCTCCAGGAGTGGGACGACGACGCCGTGCACGCCTCCGCACAGCAGGCGCGCCTGGGCCGCTCGGCCTCCTTCAAGCACGTGCTCGTCTCCCTCGGCGGGGACCTGGTGCGCGTGACCCCGTCCACCCGCTTCGACGCCCCCGGCGGGTCCGTGGAGATGTACGGGCTCACCTTCGTGGACGCCGGCCAGCACCTGGAGTCCCGGCTGTTCGTGGACCACTCCCAGCCGCACTGCACCTCGCGGGTGACCTACAAGTCCGCGCTGCAGGGCGAGAACGCGCACGGCGTGTGGGTCGGCGACGTCCTGATCCGCGCCACCGCGGAGGGCACCGACACCTACGAGCTGAACCGGAACCTGATCCTGGGCGACGGGCCCCGCATGGACTCGGTGCCGAACCTCGAGATCGAGACCGGTCTGATCGCGGGCGCCGGCCACGCCTCCACCACCGGGCAGCTGGACGACGAGCACCTGTACTACCTCATGTCCCGGGGCATCCCCGAGGACGAGGCGCGCCGGCTCGTGGTGCGCGGCTTCCTCTTCGAGATCCTCCAGCAGATCGGTGTCCCGGACATCGAGGAGCGGCTGCGCGGGGCCGTCCAGGACGAGCTCGCCTCCGCCAACCACTGAGCCCTTTCCCCACACTCTTCCCGACCACAGGAGAACCATCCATGGCAACTCTCGAGATCAAGGACCTGCACGCGTCCGTCGTGCTCGACGACGAGACCACCAAGCCGATCCTCAAGGGCGTGAACCTCACCATCAAGTCCGGTGAGGTGCACGCGATCATGGGCCCCAACGGGTCCGGCAAGTCCACCCTGGCCTCCACCATCGCCGGGCACCCCAAGTACGTCGTCGACTCCGGCCAGGTCCTCCTGGACGGCGAGGACGTCCTGGAGATGTCCGTGGACGAGCGCGCCCGCGCCGGGCTCTTCCTGGCCATGCAGTACCCCGTGGAGATCCCCGGCGTGACGACCTCCAACTTCCTGCGCACCGCCAAGACCGCCATCGACGGCGAGGCCCCCTCCCTGCGCACGTGGACGAAGGACGTCAAGGCCGCCATGGAGCAGCTGAAGATCAGCCCCGACATGATCCAGCGCAACGTCAACGAGGGCTTCTCCGGCGGCGAGAAGAAGCGCCACGAGATCCTCCAGCTCGAGCTGCTCAAGCCCAAGATGGCCCTGCTCGACGAGACCGACTCCGGCCTCGACGTCGACGCGCTGAAGGTCGTGTCCGAGGGCGTCAACCGCGCCCTGGAGACCAACGGCATGGGCGTCATGCTGATCACCCACTACACGCGGATCCTGCGCTACATCAAGCCGCAGTTCGTGCACGTGTTCGCCGACGGCCGCGTCGTCGACGAGGGCGGGCCCGAGCTCGCCGAGCGGCTCGAGAACGAGGGCTACGACCGCTACCTGGCTCCCGTCAAGTAAGCGCCGCGCCGACCAGCACCGAAAGGAGGCCAGCGATGGCCGACACCCCTGCTGAGACCCCCGTCGACACCTCCGAGGCCCCTGCGGGCCGTCTCTCCACGGAGGAGGTCGAGGAGGCGCTCAAGAACGTCATCGACCCCGAGCTCGGCGTCAACATCGTCGACCTGGGCCTGCTCTACGGCTCCCGGTGGGCCGAGGACGGCGCCCTGATCCTGGACATGACCCTCACGACCGCGGCCTGCCCGCTGCAGGACGTCATCGAGGAGCAGGTCGAGCAGAACCTCGGCCCGCTGCTGGACGAGTGGCGGGTCAACTGGGTCTGGATGCCGCCGTGGGGTCCCGATCGGATCACCGAGGACGGCCGCGACCAGATGCGGGCCCTGGGCTTCAACATCTGAGCACCCTCCCGGCACGACCACGGCGCCCCGCCCACCTCGCACGAGGTGGGCGGGGCGCCGTCGTCGCCCGGGTGCCGCACCCGTGCCGTTCCCGGCGGTAACCTTCCTGCCTTTCGGGCCGTGGAGCACGACGGGCTCCTACACTGCGGTCATGGTCCAGACGCTGATCTTCGGGCTCGTGGCCTCCAGCGCCCTGGTGATCGGGGCGCTGGTCGGGGTGCGCTTCGAGCTGCCCAAGCGCGTGCTGGCCATCCTGCTCTCCTTCGCCGCCGGGGCGCTGATCACCGCCCTGGCCTTCGAGCTGTTCGAGGACGCCTACGAGCGCGGCGGCATCGGACTGGCGGTGGCCGGGCTGTTCGCCGGGGCCGTGGTCTTCACCGCGCTGAGCGCCCTGCTGGACCGGTGGGCGCAGCCCGGGCCCCGGTCCGACGACGCGGAGCGGCAGCAGGGCAGCGCCAAGCTGGACCCGGACGCCGCGGCCGACGACAAGGCCCCCACGGCGGCCTCGGCGAGCGGCGCGGCCGGCCTGGCCCTGCTCGCGGCCGTCACCCTGGACGGGGTGCCCGAGAACGTGGCCCTGGGCGTCTCCCTCACCGAGGGCACCGGGGGCCTGGCCCTGCTCGCCGCGATCTTCGTCTCCAACCTGCCCGAGTCCCTGGTCGGGGCCGCCTCGATGCGCGAGCAGGGCATGTCCAGAGGCAGGGCCGTGCTGCTCTGGACGGTCTGCGGGGTGCTGCTCGTGCTGGCCGTGCTGCTCGGCGCGGGGCCGCTGGCCGGCAGCGACCCCGAGACGATCTCCCTGCCGCTGGCCTTCGCCGCCGGCGCCGTGATCGCCTCCCTGGCCGACACCCTCATGCCGGAGGCCTACGAGCACGGCGGTCCCGCGGTGGCGCTGAGCACGGCGGCCGGCTTCGCGCTGTCCTTCGCGCTCTCGCTGGCCTGAGCCGCCACGCCCGCCGCCCGGGCGCTCCCGATGGACGGCTCCGTGTCGCCTGGTCGCCGTGTCTCGTGTTCGCGATCGCACTCGCCATGGCAGAGTCGGGGCGTGAGCACCGAGGAGAGACGCATCGCCGTGCTGATCGACGCCGACAACGCCCCGGCGTCGAACATCGATGTCGTCCTGGCGGAGGTCTCCCGGCACGGCGCCCCGAACGTGCGGCGGGCCTACGGCGACTGGAAGAGCCCCGGTCTGCAGCAGTGGGAGGCGGTGCTGCACGCCTACGCCATCCGGCCGATCCAGCAGTTCGCCTACAGCGCGGGCAAGAACGCCTCCGACATGGCCATGGTCATCGACGCGATGGACCTGCTGCACGCGGGGTCCGTGGACGGCTTCGCCGTCGTCTCCAGCGATGCGGACTTCACCCCGCTGGTGATGCGCATCCTCACCGAAGGGGCGAAGGTCTACGGCTTCGGCCAGCAGCAGACGCCGGCGCCCTTCGTCAACGCCTGCTCGCAGTTCACCTATGTCGAGGGACTGGGTGCGCCGACGCCGGAGAGCCCGGCGTCGGCCCTCGCGCGGGTGCCGCAGCAGAAGCTGCGCGGCGACACCCGGCTCGTCCAGATGCTGCGCAGCGCCGTCGACGCCGCCGGCGGGGAGGACGGGTGGGCGCACCTGGGGGCCGTGGGCAGTCAGATCGCCAACCAGGCGTCCTTCGACGCCCGGAACTACGGCTATGCGAAGCTCAGCGAGCTCATCGAGGCCACCGGACTGTTCGACGTCCGGCGCCAGAACCTGACCGTGCACGTCCGGGACGGCCGCCGGAAGTGAGGGCGCGGCACCGCCCCGGTCCGAACGCTGCACCCGCTCGGTGATGCCGCTGCGCCCTCCGGAACGACGGACGACGACCCGAACGCCCCGACCACGCTCCGCTCCGGTGCGGTGCCGTGCGGAGCGTGGCCGGGGCGGTCGTCGAGCAGGGCGCGACACAATCGGTCCCGTGCCCGTCGCGCGCTCGGTCGTCCGTCGGCGACCGCGCCGGGCACCGTGCCCCGTACGGGGCTGTTCACCGCTCCCACACTCGCCCGACGTGCGGCGATGTCGGCCCGCGGACCGGGGGAGCGCCGCGGGCCCGGGCAGCCCCGCATCAGCCGGTGCGACGGGCGTCCACAGTGATGGACAGAACAGGACGCCGGTGCTGAACTGACGGGTAGCACAGCCCGCCGGGCTGGCACGTGAGCGTGAGGATCCCACACCAGAGGGAGCCCGCGTCGACCGAGGAGGACCGTCCGATGGAACCGTGGATCTGGATCGTGCTGGCGATCGTGGTGGTGGCGCTCGTCATTCTTGCGCTCGTGGGAGCCGGCAAGAAGAAGCGGGACCACCAGGCCGCCG
Protein-coding sequences here:
- the sufB gene encoding Fe-S cluster assembly protein SufB; translation: MTEQIASGNDTVIADILEKNPELEGIGTYEYGWADSDVAGASARRGINEEVVRDISAKKSEPQWMTDLRLKGLKFFDRKPMPAWGADLSGIDFDNIKYFVRSTEKQAQTWEDLPEDIRNTYEKLGIPEAERGRLVAGVAAQYESEVVYHQIREDLEEQGVIFMDTDTALKEHPEFFEEYFGTVIPVGDNKFASLNTAVWSGGSFVYVPKGVHVEIPLQAYFRINTENMGQFERTLIIADEDSYVHYIEGCTAPIYNTDSLHSAVVEIIVKKNARVRYTTIQNWSNNVYNLVTKRAIAHEGATMEWIDGNIGSKVTQKYPAVYMTGEHARGETLSIAFAGEGQHQDTGSKMVHIAPNTSSSIVSKSVARNGGRAAYRGLVQVREGAKGSKSNVVCDALLVDTISRSDTYPYVDIREDDVSMGHEATVSRVSEEQLFYLMQRGLAEDEAMAMIVRGFVEPIARELPMEYALELNRLIELQMEGSVG
- a CDS encoding ABC transporter ATP-binding protein, with protein sequence MPAHSPPASSPALAIERLVKQFPARRRRPRRGPEQGADVVHAVDGLSLTARHGEITALLGPNGAGKTTTLECAQGLQRPSEGTVRLLGQDPWQAGPELRARVGVMLQEGGLPQAVRPLELLRHVASLYRSPRDMDALVERLGINGFDRTVVRRLSGGQRQRVALAAALAGNPEVLFLDEPSAGMDPQSRNIVFDLVQQLRREGVCIILTTHLLDDAQRLADQVYIVDHGRVMAQGSVAELVAPGADAPAVLALTLTPEQVAAGPFPWEGPGFEDVHASRSDRTVTLTGRLTPEQLETVTRWFTATGALPESLSLQPRTLEDVFLDISGREIR
- a CDS encoding dihydrodipicolinate synthase family protein, giving the protein MLSMTFTGLVAYPITPFQPGGRLDLESLERYVRRLSRSGVDSVVVLGNSGSFAYLSADERAEVVRVAVEAARGSGVPVGAEISAMTTREVLDMAYAAENGGADGLVLNPLSYIPLVSQEIADQVETVAAAVSLPLCVYNNPTTTGFSYPVELAAELSWLENVNAFKDTAGSPAEYAQRRARFAELAEPGTAHGVSGERLLHEAAPDAAGWHSGIAAVLPRQYAAFRAAVVEGDEVAVHTWQAALAPLLEILRQERPLSSLYALAEVCGVSTAPPRRPLLPIPSASRQRLAQAVEELLDEAPDERS
- a CDS encoding COX15/CtaA family protein → MTRASDPTDADVRADGRFLMPTRITPWVRWMAVASLLANSLLILTGGLVRLTGSGLGCPTWPRCTDESWTNTAEMGLHGVIEFGNRLLTFVLALVAVLTFLAVLRLGHRHWDLMLIALVLGLAIPLQAVVGGVVVHTGLNPWLVGIHYLISSAMIALSAVLVNRTRRRSLPAVRDAERPGQALSQRSLIRALVVTVGVLTALILYLGTLVTGTGPHSGDDSSARHAFDAYLITRAHAVPVYLIVVTVVVGLVLARRRRWPVPVASALHVMLAVLVLQALIGYYQYFNGLPIVAVALHLVGSAALVWAAARTVEKGFALTRTPDVVVRAAPDQPVAEAPARG
- a CDS encoding helix-turn-helix transcriptional regulator, whose product is MTHTTDARSLSRSPGGPRAEQEENTRSRVLGAVLEHGPVSAADLGDMLELTPAAVRRHLDALEQQHYIEVTMVRRRTGGAGRPARRYVVAPEGHAKLGDDYLEIATDALEAIRRVAGPDAVREFIQERVDRLEAAYRPEVEAAGPEVADRLPVLVRLLSQDGFAASTNEVAVGRGDQRTIVSAQLCQGHCPVRELAARYPQFCELETELIARLLGTDVRRLSTQAAGAHVCTTHVPLARPGPAAARTTTDHPTDQTTEEGRHD
- a CDS encoding heme o synthase, which produces MGRMTFSRKLRAYVALMKPRIIELLLVATVPTMIFAQQGMPDFWLILNTLVGGTLAAGAAGAFNCYIDREEDRVMRRTAKRPLVTGEVTDREALVFAWVVAVVSVVWLTVGVNVLAGALGAAAIFLYAVFYSIVLKRRTAQNIVWGGVAGCMPVLIGWAAVTGGLDWPALVLFLFIFLWTPPHYWPLSMKYADDYSRAGVPMLGAVSSARTVGSQVVLYAWATLVCSLLLVPVGGAGWVYTLTALGSGAWFVWHSHKLHALAVAGRPTDKQAMYVFHGSIAYITFVFLALAVDPFVGGPLL
- a CDS encoding ABC transporter permease — translated: MTAPAQPRATPPRSDPAPLARRVAAQSRYEALTMLRNGEQLLLLVILPLMALVALTLTDLLDADVPPGLTRVDVAVPGVLTLCVLSNAFSGQGIQTGFDRRYGVLRFLSTTPLGRGGLITGKLVAILAVLAVQYVLVGALGAALGWRPDPVAVLVSVPVLLLGAAAFTGLGLLLAGTVRAEATLAVTNLVWVVLAAVGGTLFPSRTLPPALSWLVDLLPSGALGTAMRETFLTGAPTLLPLLVLAVWAAAAWAAAVRWFRWS
- the sufD gene encoding Fe-S cluster assembly protein SufD, with amino-acid sequence MDQEGERLARDKVENDTLVRESARGGSAEGPDSSRAGRRTSYDVADFPKISGKEEDFRFTPVKRLKGLHADALTGPAPAVTVDSDAVRVETVGRDDARIGSAGIPEDRVSANAWSSVTEATVLTVPQEAEIAAPVVVDIHGTDATPAAQHLVIDAQPFSKALVVLRHHGSAVLSQNVEFRVGDSANLTVVTLQEWDDDAVHASAQQARLGRSASFKHVLVSLGGDLVRVTPSTRFDAPGGSVEMYGLTFVDAGQHLESRLFVDHSQPHCTSRVTYKSALQGENAHGVWVGDVLIRATAEGTDTYELNRNLILGDGPRMDSVPNLEIETGLIAGAGHASTTGQLDDEHLYYLMSRGIPEDEARRLVVRGFLFEILQQIGVPDIEERLRGAVQDELASANH